The following proteins are co-located in the Malus sylvestris chromosome 13, drMalSylv7.2, whole genome shotgun sequence genome:
- the LOC126595920 gene encoding heat stress transcription factor A-6b-like translates to MNLDQDAVSFSSSSAVADHPLPLERLYDQGPPPFLTKTYDIVDDPSTNHIVSWSRDNNSFVVLDPNSFAMSLLPRYFKHNNFSSFVRQLNTYGFRKVDTDRWEFANEAFLRGKKHLLKNIRRRKASHLPQSSQKTLDSCVEVGRFGLDIEIDQLRRDKQVLMGELVKLRQQQQATRVYIQGMEDRLKRTEMKQQHMLSFLAKAMQNPNFVQQLSQQKDFRKELEEVITKKRRRTIEQGPSNVEVDELGQVGGETFVKVEPQEYGNISNQFEVLELDQFAMDMLGVSAIQNVHGEEECTEKEEEHESRGKELDKGFWQDLFNESIDEEIGLLGVQEEDEEDVDVLIEELGFLAPSPK, encoded by the exons ATGAATCTTGATCAAGACGCAGTAAGCTTTTCGTCTTCGAGTGCGGTCGCTGATCATCCTCTACCACTGGAGAGGCTCTATGACCAAGGCCCTCCTCCATTTCTCACCAAAACTTATGACATCGTTGACGACCCATCAACCAATCACATAGTTTCATGGAGTAGAGACAACAACAGCTTTGTTGTTTTGGATCCCAATAGCTTTGCGATGAGTCTTCTCCCCAGATATTTCAAGCATAACAACTTCTCCAGCTTTGTCAGGCAGCTCAACACCTAT GGATTTAGGAAGGTTGATACAGATAGATGGGAGTTTGCTAATGAAGCGTTTCTCAGAGGGAAAAAGCATCTTTTAAAGAATATCAGGAGGAGGAAGGCATCCCATCTCCCTCAGTCTTCACAAAAAACTTTGGACTCTTGTGTTGAAGTTGGAAGGTTTGGATTGGACATAGAGATCGATCAGTTGAGGCGCGATAAACAGGTACTAATGGGGGAACTAGTGAAGCTTAGACAGCAACAGCAAGCTACTAGAGTTTACATCCAAGGAATGGAAGACAGACTGAAGAGGACAGAAATGAAACAGCAACATATGTTGAGTTTCTTGGCAAAGGCAATGCAGAATCCCAACTTTGTACAACAATTGTCGCAGCAGAAGGACTTTAGGAAAGAACTTGAGGAAGTGATTACTAAGAAGAGAAGGCGGACTATTGAGCAAGGCCCTAGTAATGTTGAGGTGGATGAATTAGGCCAAGTTGGAGGAGAGACTTTTGTTAAAGTTGAACCGCAAGAATATGGTAATATTTCTAATCAGtttgaagttttggagttggaCCAATTTGCTATGGATATGCTGGGTGTAAGCGCAATCCAAAACGTCCATGGTGAGGAAGAATGTacagagaaagaagaggaacatgagaGTAGAGGCAAAGAGCTGGATAAGGGGTTTTGGCAAGACTTGTTCAATGAGAGTATTGATGAAGAAATTGGTTTGCTTGGTGttcaagaagaagatgaggaagatGTCGATGTGTTAATTGAGGAGCTTGGTTTCTTGGCTCCCAGTCCCAAGTAA